From Paenibacillus graminis, a single genomic window includes:
- a CDS encoding GbsR/MarR family transcriptional regulator, translating to MNDLEGLAPEQVERISKARERVIDSIGKNMDLYGITLSIGHLYGYMYFNQGPVTLDELSRTMGMSKTSMSTGVRTLLDLKMIDKVWGKGTRKDLFEVVPDWHQNFSDYFSIKWRKAVEGNMAALSKSLNEIKQMKSEYADEPGMEQLLSTDEVKIEEAIKYYRWLLKLIEALETGKIFELIPKES from the coding sequence ATGAATGATTTAGAAGGGCTTGCGCCCGAACAAGTGGAGAGAATCAGCAAAGCCCGGGAGCGCGTCATCGATTCCATCGGCAAAAATATGGATTTGTACGGAATAACACTGTCCATTGGGCATTTATACGGTTATATGTACTTTAATCAGGGGCCTGTAACGCTGGACGAGCTGAGCCGGACTATGGGAATGAGCAAGACTTCCATGAGTACAGGGGTGCGCACCCTGCTGGATCTGAAGATGATTGACAAGGTATGGGGAAAAGGCACCCGGAAGGATTTGTTCGAGGTGGTTCCCGATTGGCATCAGAACTTCAGTGATTACTTCTCCATTAAATGGAGAAAAGCCGTTGAAGGAAATATGGCCGCGCTCAGCAAATCACTGAACGAAATCAAACAAATGAAAAGTGAGTATGCGGATGAACCGGGAATGGAACAGCTGCTAAGTACCGATGAAGTCAAAATTGAGGAAGCGATTAAATACTACCGCTGGCTCCTGAAGCTGATCGAAGCACTGGAAACCGGTAAAATCTTCGAACTGATTCCTAAAGAATCCTAG
- a CDS encoding carbohydrate binding domain-containing protein produces the protein MKKKVSGLLTAMALLSGLLSPLGGGGGHIAGAASGQPVEVADSAVQTSSVAAAEGRSSGYNGLKAFSDVPANSWAARAVQRWIENGIVGGYGDGTFRPGAPVSKAEFAVIINRIFNYSAEAAALPGDVPAAAWFSSDIAKGIAAGYLIAGKDGRIEASAPLTRAEAAVALQKIFRLDLGGQAAYSDLAGTDNEVKDAAAALSDAGYLKGYPDGSFKPQGRITRAELAQMVDRMVPGLVRSKGEITLGEVQGNVVLSHADITLKDTVVEGNLYLSEGIGEGKIILEGVKVTGTTFILGGGEQGTGLQNSVIGRVQAAKRDGNIRMYASGTTSVGTVLLNSGATLEENGLTGEGFTDVEVSTAVKAAVLKGNITAVSTASSATGSVKLTLAGKFGKLTLGSPSQVVLADHAQVAELLLAAAAKGTAIQGSGSFGTAQNNAEGVTVSGVPLKPGRSGPVAVPPAATQAPAGGSGTSPAATPTATATPATTATPATTATPTATATPTATPTPPADPWTLVWRDEFNDGAIDPAKWTYDLGDGTAVGNPGWGNNELEWYTNEEKNVKEADGKLIITARKEAQGGKEYTSSRIKTKDLFSKKYGKFEIRAKAPVGKGYWPAIWMLPEDYVYGSWAASGEIDIMEGWGSRPGTVAGTIHYGSQWPDNVYSGKEYVLPGNSTIEQFHTYSIEWEPGEIRWYVDGVQYSTKNDWYSRSNGQPANNAYPAPFNQEFHLLMNLAVGGNFDGNPTAETVFPQSMEIDYVRVYELTGRPYRQPVPVTLTKEPYLEGSLPPLADGNLIYNNGFTEQKEGDAGMGIPNTAHWVLYKEAGADAAVSLDEIGGRNYLKVNISSPGGNSYSIQPQAIVPLAKGRFYKLSFDAKTDISRNISVRLTGGESRRYQAYSPSLKADLTSSLKHYETMFQMKENSDIAARVEFNLGTNASPVWIGNARLEEIGSIPFDHDSAKTPLGSGNHLYNGTFDLGEPDRLSYWHAEAAGGAEVSPSVGDTGKLNLQISGTGGDGADVRLLQTGIFLVQGQDYKLVFDVDVPSPRTAVIELQGRDGTVYASETVLLKAGAQKVEAVFPDLAGATDTLGRFVLHLGKAAGSVQLDNFLLLRTSFYYDPSLVYYPLLNGDFSFGFNSWERLLTEQGGAATAAVAGGAATFNIANTGNQPYSVMLFQNGLKVAGGMDYIIEFDASASVARSISVNAENASYQPSFGQIIKITPETTHYRFEFRQGVNDTLALKFLLGKVDGASIPQAHELVIDNVRFEIKNAPAKPQELLADSTNNRVSQPVELTFTENAAWRSSITAVKVNGTALAGGQYTVQAGKITIEAAAFPAEGSYMITVEAEGYVSAAVTQTILANDNNLVVNGSFASGTTGWSTWSGEGGVSSFNVNEGVAEIRIDVAGTAAWHTQFFQEGIPLEAGKTYELSFKAKSTVPRQIIVEYSGTSAAAAQAKFEVTATWATYSAQFTVDNSNPLKLNYLIGAAMGADKTANGTPHTLSFDDIRVTEVQGGGGTPVEPASGKLDNGTFDPAKGLTGWSQYFDGTGSAAPQDGELAVSLTGTGTASYSAQVDYANLKLVQGKTYTLTFEARSDVDRLIEVAVEHKSGDYTMGLIAGNSEGTNSAIQAGNHIFIDNVSLTEVS, from the coding sequence ATGAAAAAAAAGGTATCCGGTCTGCTTACCGCCATGGCTCTGCTCTCAGGGTTACTATCCCCGCTGGGCGGCGGCGGCGGGCATATTGCCGGGGCTGCTTCGGGTCAGCCTGTTGAAGTTGCGGATTCAGCTGTCCAGACAAGCAGCGTAGCGGCAGCAGAGGGCAGGTCTTCCGGTTACAATGGGTTGAAAGCGTTTTCTGATGTGCCTGCGAATAGTTGGGCAGCCCGTGCTGTGCAGCGCTGGATTGAAAATGGAATTGTCGGAGGCTACGGGGACGGCACGTTCCGGCCGGGCGCTCCCGTGTCAAAGGCGGAGTTTGCCGTAATTATTAACCGTATTTTTAATTACAGCGCGGAAGCGGCCGCCCTCCCTGGCGATGTGCCCGCGGCTGCTTGGTTCAGCAGTGATATTGCCAAGGGCATCGCCGCAGGTTATTTAATTGCAGGCAAAGACGGCCGCATTGAAGCGTCTGCTCCGTTGACGCGTGCGGAGGCGGCTGTGGCTTTGCAGAAGATTTTTCGGCTGGACCTCGGGGGACAGGCGGCTTATAGCGATCTGGCCGGGACAGACAATGAGGTTAAGGATGCTGCGGCAGCGCTTTCGGATGCGGGGTATTTAAAAGGCTACCCAGACGGTTCATTCAAGCCGCAGGGGCGGATTACCCGCGCAGAGCTCGCCCAAATGGTGGACCGGATGGTGCCGGGTCTGGTGCGCTCGAAAGGGGAGATTACCCTCGGAGAGGTGCAAGGAAACGTGGTGCTGAGCCATGCCGATATCACCCTTAAGGATACTGTAGTTGAGGGCAATCTCTATCTCTCGGAGGGTATTGGTGAAGGCAAAATAATACTTGAAGGAGTAAAAGTTACGGGTACTACGTTCATTCTCGGCGGCGGAGAGCAAGGCACGGGCCTCCAGAACAGTGTGATTGGCAGAGTACAGGCCGCCAAACGGGATGGAAATATCCGTATGTATGCCAGCGGCACAACCTCGGTTGGAACGGTGCTGCTGAATTCCGGCGCCACTCTGGAAGAGAACGGGCTGACTGGAGAGGGCTTCACGGATGTCGAAGTCTCAACTGCCGTAAAAGCAGCAGTGCTAAAAGGGAACATCACCGCTGTCTCCACAGCTTCATCCGCCACAGGCAGCGTTAAGCTGACGCTCGCCGGCAAGTTCGGCAAGCTTACCCTGGGCAGTCCCAGCCAGGTTGTGCTTGCAGATCATGCGCAAGTCGCAGAGCTGCTGCTTGCCGCGGCTGCCAAAGGCACGGCCATTCAGGGCAGCGGCAGTTTTGGCACCGCCCAGAATAACGCCGAAGGCGTCACCGTCAGCGGCGTTCCGCTGAAGCCGGGCCGCAGCGGGCCGGTTGCCGTACCGCCGGCCGCCACCCAGGCTCCGGCCGGCGGCTCCGGCACTTCCCCGGCGGCGACGCCAACGGCCACAGCGACGCCGGCGACCACAGCGACGCCGGCGACCACAGCGACGCCAACGGCCACGGCGACGCCAACGGCCACGCCAACGCCTCCGGCTGATCCTTGGACGCTGGTGTGGAGGGATGAGTTCAATGACGGTGCCATTGACCCGGCAAAGTGGACCTATGACCTGGGAGACGGCACGGCAGTCGGGAATCCGGGCTGGGGCAACAATGAGCTGGAATGGTACACGAATGAGGAGAAAAATGTGAAGGAAGCGGACGGGAAGCTGATCATTACTGCGCGCAAAGAGGCGCAGGGCGGCAAGGAATACACCTCCTCGCGGATCAAAACCAAAGATTTGTTCAGCAAGAAGTACGGTAAATTCGAAATCCGGGCCAAAGCGCCTGTAGGCAAAGGCTATTGGCCGGCCATCTGGATGCTGCCTGAGGACTATGTCTACGGTTCATGGGCCGCATCAGGGGAGATTGACATTATGGAAGGCTGGGGCAGCCGTCCAGGCACGGTTGCAGGCACAATCCATTACGGTTCCCAGTGGCCGGATAATGTGTATTCCGGCAAGGAATATGTGCTGCCGGGCAATTCCACGATTGAACAGTTCCACACCTATTCGATTGAATGGGAACCGGGGGAAATCCGCTGGTATGTGGACGGCGTGCAATATTCGACTAAAAATGACTGGTACAGCCGGAGCAATGGACAGCCGGCGAACAACGCTTATCCGGCACCGTTCAACCAGGAATTTCATCTGCTGATGAATCTGGCGGTCGGCGGTAATTTCGACGGTAATCCAACGGCGGAGACTGTGTTCCCGCAATCGATGGAAATCGATTACGTCAGAGTCTATGAGCTGACAGGGCGGCCTTACCGCCAGCCGGTGCCGGTAACACTTACGAAGGAGCCTTACCTTGAAGGCTCACTGCCGCCGCTTGCAGACGGCAACCTGATCTACAACAACGGTTTCACCGAGCAAAAGGAAGGCGATGCCGGAATGGGCATCCCGAATACAGCCCATTGGGTGCTGTATAAGGAAGCGGGGGCGGATGCGGCGGTATCGCTGGACGAAATCGGCGGACGGAACTACCTCAAGGTGAATATCAGCAGCCCTGGGGGGAACTCGTACTCCATCCAGCCGCAGGCCATTGTGCCGCTGGCTAAGGGAAGATTCTACAAGCTGAGCTTCGATGCAAAGACAGACATCTCGCGGAACATCAGCGTCCGGCTCACGGGCGGAGAATCCCGCAGGTATCAGGCCTATTCCCCGTCGCTCAAGGCGGATTTGACCTCATCACTGAAGCATTACGAAACGATGTTCCAGATGAAGGAGAACTCGGATATTGCGGCCCGGGTAGAATTCAACTTGGGCACGAACGCTTCACCGGTATGGATCGGGAATGCACGTCTCGAAGAGATCGGCAGCATTCCGTTTGACCATGACAGCGCCAAAACGCCGCTGGGCAGCGGCAACCACCTCTATAACGGCACCTTTGATCTGGGTGAGCCGGACCGGCTCAGCTACTGGCATGCCGAAGCCGCCGGAGGTGCAGAGGTCAGCCCAAGTGTTGGCGATACAGGCAAGTTAAATCTGCAGATCAGCGGGACTGGCGGCGATGGCGCGGATGTCCGTCTGCTGCAGACAGGCATCTTCCTGGTCCAGGGCCAGGATTACAAGCTTGTCTTTGACGTTGATGTCCCTTCTCCGCGCACGGCGGTAATCGAGCTTCAGGGCAGGGACGGTACCGTCTACGCTTCAGAAACGGTCCTGCTGAAGGCAGGAGCCCAGAAGGTGGAGGCGGTATTCCCCGATCTTGCCGGAGCAACTGACACGCTGGGACGATTTGTGCTCCATCTCGGCAAGGCAGCGGGGAGCGTCCAGTTGGATAACTTCCTGCTGCTGCGGACCAGCTTCTATTATGATCCTTCGCTGGTCTATTATCCGTTGTTGAACGGGGATTTCAGCTTTGGCTTCAATAGCTGGGAGCGGCTGCTGACGGAGCAAGGCGGTGCGGCCACCGCTGCGGTTGCGGGGGGAGCAGCCACATTCAACATTGCCAATACCGGCAATCAGCCCTATTCGGTCATGCTGTTCCAGAATGGGCTGAAGGTTGCCGGGGGGATGGACTATATTATCGAATTCGACGCTAGCGCAAGTGTTGCCCGCAGCATCAGCGTCAATGCGGAGAATGCTTCGTATCAGCCTTCTTTTGGGCAAATCATAAAGATTACACCGGAAACCACCCATTACAGATTCGAATTCCGGCAAGGTGTGAATGATACCCTGGCGCTGAAGTTCCTGCTGGGCAAGGTCGATGGTGCGAGTATTCCGCAGGCGCATGAGCTTGTAATTGACAATGTGAGGTTTGAGATCAAAAATGCCCCCGCCAAACCGCAGGAGCTGCTTGCCGACAGTACGAACAACCGGGTATCGCAGCCGGTAGAACTGACGTTCACCGAGAATGCGGCGTGGCGCAGCAGCATTACAGCCGTTAAGGTCAACGGTACAGCACTTGCCGGAGGGCAATATACCGTCCAAGCGGGCAAAATTACAATAGAAGCAGCCGCTTTCCCTGCTGAAGGCAGCTACATGATAACTGTGGAAGCCGAAGGATATGTCAGCGCTGCGGTAACCCAGACCATTCTGGCAAATGACAACAATCTGGTTGTCAACGGTTCGTTCGCCAGCGGTACAACGGGCTGGTCCACGTGGTCCGGGGAAGGCGGTGTGTCTTCTTTTAACGTGAATGAAGGTGTGGCGGAGATTAGAATTGACGTTGCCGGTACGGCAGCCTGGCATACGCAGTTTTTCCAGGAGGGCATCCCGCTGGAGGCTGGAAAGACGTATGAGCTGAGCTTCAAAGCCAAATCGACCGTTCCAAGGCAGATTATCGTAGAATACAGCGGCACCTCGGCCGCAGCAGCACAGGCGAAGTTCGAGGTTACCGCAACTTGGGCAACCTACAGTGCCCAGTTTACCGTGGATAACAGTAACCCGCTGAAGCTGAACTATCTGATCGGTGCAGCGATGGGCGCTGATAAGACGGCGAATGGAACACCGCATACGCTCTCTTTTGACGACATTAGGGTGACGGAGGTGCAAGGCGGGGGCGGCACACCAGTAGAACCGGCCAGCGGTAAGCTGGATAATGGAACCTTCGATCCGGCAAAGGGATTAACAGGCTGGTCGCAATATTTTGATGGAACCGGCTCTGCCGCCCCGCAGGATGGGGAACTTGCCGTATCACTGACAGGTACGGGAACCGCCAGCTACAGCGCACAGGTGGATTATGCCAATTTGAAGCTTGTGCAGGGCAAGACGTACACGCTGACTTTTGAAGCCCGGTCTGATGTAGACCGTTTGATTGAAGTGGCTGTGGAGCATAAAAGCGGGGATTACACCATGGGTCTGATTGCGGGCAACAGCGAAGGTACGAACAGCGCGATTCAGGCAGGCAATCATATTTTCATCGATAATGTGAGTTTGACAGAGGTTTCGTAA
- a CDS encoding glycine betaine ABC transporter substrate-binding protein, translated as MKKKSWGILMLILLTAVAAGCSSSSSKANQTVKLAYVAWDSEIASTNVVKEVLESKLGATVEMLQVDAGPMWAGIADGSADGMAAAWLPSTHASYLEKYGQDIEDLGANLEGTKTGLAVPSYMNVSSIEDLKNAGVAKSLNNQIIGIEPGAGIMTASQKAIDAYGLSDYTLLESSSAAMAQELQKAYTDNKPIVVTGWTPHWMFANMDLKYLDDPKGVYGGAEQIHTMVRKGLKEDMPDVYRFLDQFQWTPEDMEQVMVEIQGGKSPEDAAKDWVSEHEDQVNTWLAGIK; from the coding sequence ATGAAGAAAAAATCATGGGGAATACTAATGCTGATATTGCTCACAGCGGTAGCCGCCGGATGTTCATCCAGCTCGTCCAAGGCCAACCAAACGGTGAAGCTGGCCTATGTGGCCTGGGATTCGGAAATTGCCAGCACTAATGTAGTCAAAGAGGTGCTTGAATCGAAGCTGGGTGCTACTGTAGAAATGCTGCAGGTGGATGCCGGCCCGATGTGGGCCGGGATTGCCGACGGCAGTGCCGATGGCATGGCAGCCGCCTGGCTGCCGAGCACACATGCTTCTTATCTGGAGAAGTACGGACAGGATATAGAGGACCTGGGGGCCAACCTTGAAGGGACCAAGACCGGGCTTGCCGTCCCTTCCTATATGAATGTAAGCTCCATTGAGGATCTCAAGAATGCCGGTGTGGCGAAGTCCCTGAACAATCAAATTATCGGAATTGAGCCGGGTGCCGGCATCATGACTGCCAGCCAGAAGGCCATCGATGCTTATGGACTAAGCGATTACACACTGCTGGAGAGCTCTTCGGCGGCGATGGCACAGGAGCTGCAAAAAGCTTATACAGACAATAAGCCGATTGTCGTTACCGGGTGGACGCCACATTGGATGTTTGCCAATATGGATCTGAAGTACCTGGATGATCCCAAAGGCGTCTATGGCGGGGCGGAGCAGATCCACACCATGGTACGCAAAGGCCTGAAGGAGGATATGCCGGATGTATACCGTTTCCTGGATCAATTCCAGTGGACGCCGGAGGATATGGAACAGGTAATGGTCGAAATCCAAGGCGGCAAATCCCCTGAAGATGCAGCGAAAGACTGGGTTTCGGAACACGAGGATCAAGTGAACACCTGGCTCGCCGGAATAAAATAA
- a CDS encoding quaternary amine ABC transporter ATP-binding protein produces the protein MAIIEVKQLTKVFGHDAVRALPLLAQGWSKEKIAREAKLTVGVNRADFRIEEGEIFVIMGLSGSGKSTLVRLLNRLIEPTGGQVLFKDKDVVKMNPEQLRQFRRKNIGMVFQKFALFPHRSVLANAEYGLEVQGVEKKERTRLAMEALELVGLKGWEHHRPDQLSGGMQQRVGLARGLANNPDILLMDEAFSALDPLIRKDMQQELLELQSKMKKTIVFITHDLDEALRIGDRIALMKDGVIVQIGTPEEILIQPANKYVERFVEDVDLSKVLTAAHVMRQPEMIRPERGPRVALQLMRDSGVSSLYVADKEMKLQGVVTAEDAAQALKENRTILEVMRREIPRVSPDTLLNDLFELMSGTHLPVAVVDEADKLKGIVIKGAVLSALAGNAVPEGEGIR, from the coding sequence ATGGCAATTATTGAGGTGAAGCAGCTTACCAAGGTATTTGGTCATGATGCGGTACGGGCTCTTCCATTACTTGCGCAAGGATGGTCCAAAGAGAAAATTGCCCGGGAAGCCAAGCTGACGGTTGGAGTCAACAGGGCGGACTTCCGCATCGAAGAAGGAGAAATCTTTGTCATTATGGGGCTGTCGGGAAGCGGCAAGTCCACTCTGGTCCGGTTATTGAACCGTTTGATAGAGCCTACGGGGGGACAGGTGCTTTTTAAAGACAAGGATGTCGTCAAAATGAATCCCGAACAGCTCCGCCAGTTCCGCCGCAAAAATATCGGAATGGTCTTCCAGAAGTTTGCGTTGTTCCCGCACCGATCGGTGCTGGCCAATGCCGAATATGGTCTTGAAGTGCAGGGGGTAGAGAAAAAGGAAAGAACCCGGCTTGCCATGGAGGCTCTGGAACTCGTAGGCCTTAAAGGCTGGGAGCATCACCGTCCCGATCAGCTCAGCGGAGGCATGCAGCAGCGGGTGGGCCTGGCACGCGGCCTTGCCAATAACCCGGATATTCTGCTGATGGATGAGGCTTTCAGTGCGCTGGACCCGCTGATCCGCAAGGATATGCAGCAGGAGCTGCTGGAACTGCAGTCCAAAATGAAGAAGACGATTGTATTCATCACGCATGATCTGGATGAGGCCCTGCGCATCGGCGACCGGATCGCCTTGATGAAGGATGGCGTAATTGTACAGATCGGCACGCCGGAAGAGATTCTGATCCAGCCTGCCAATAAATATGTGGAACGGTTTGTCGAAGATGTTGATCTGTCCAAGGTACTGACCGCAGCACATGTGATGCGCCAGCCGGAAATGATCCGGCCGGAGCGCGGACCGCGCGTTGCGCTGCAATTGATGCGGGACAGCGGCGTCTCCAGTCTGTATGTTGCTGATAAAGAAATGAAGCTGCAGGGAGTGGTTACTGCGGAGGATGCGGCGCAGGCGCTCAAGGAGAACCGGACGATTCTTGAGGTCATGCGCAGAGAGATTCCCCGTGTATCTCCGGATACACTGCTGAATGATCTCTTTGAACTCATGTCAGGGACGCATCTGCCTGTTGCAGTTGTGGATGAGGCGGACAAACTGAAGGGCATTGTTATCAAAGGGGCCGTGCTGTCTGCCCTGGCAGGCAATGCGGTTCCGGAAGGAGAGGGCATACGATGA
- the yunB gene encoding sporulation protein YunB: MGRIKKWGSRSAKVPNLGRLRLPRLGWGGIPGAAGRSPAFKAKPSKEGIPVLAGRSPAFRAKPSKEGILGPAGRSPVFKAKPSKAGSRLSGQGLRYGKPKGRRFLRLPGSGEGEKAGAGSSVRSQKPRRRGRFWLILSLVLVLAVLQSLRYVEKHLKPPILHLAQIRVKQIATESINKAITTQVADTGNAEALIDWKTDKEGKISGFMLNYKEHMRITSQAAEVIQSTLQELHNQTERIPLGQALGSSLIASFGPDVPIKIEPQGAVKVELNTRQKDAGINMILVEVYIHIVTEVAVIIPFDMEPQVVDTEIPVSYLMVVGDVPMYYYDNQGQPVGDNGSSAPGIAIPAPSVDGNKAGTTVPDSSNAETGNSPGEATPSPDSGAADTGHTEEETGSSSPEAGGE; the protein is encoded by the coding sequence ATGGGCAGAATCAAAAAATGGGGGAGCCGGAGCGCAAAGGTCCCCAATCTGGGACGGCTGCGGCTGCCCAGGCTGGGTTGGGGGGGCATTCCGGGAGCAGCAGGACGCAGCCCGGCATTCAAGGCCAAACCATCTAAGGAAGGAATCCCTGTACTTGCTGGACGCAGCCCGGCATTCAGGGCCAAACCATCCAAGGAAGGAATTCTGGGACCTGCTGGACGCAGTCCGGTGTTCAAGGCCAAGCCTTCCAAAGCGGGCAGCCGCTTGTCCGGTCAGGGCTTACGGTATGGAAAGCCGAAGGGCAGGAGATTTTTGCGCCTGCCGGGCAGTGGTGAAGGGGAGAAGGCTGGAGCTGGTTCTTCAGTACGGAGCCAGAAGCCGCGCAGACGGGGCAGGTTCTGGCTCATTCTCAGCCTGGTGCTCGTTCTGGCAGTGCTGCAGAGCCTTCGTTATGTGGAGAAGCATTTGAAGCCGCCTATTCTTCATTTGGCACAAATCCGTGTCAAGCAGATTGCTACCGAATCGATCAACAAGGCGATCACCACCCAGGTGGCCGATACAGGGAACGCTGAAGCGCTGATTGACTGGAAAACGGACAAGGAAGGCAAAATATCGGGCTTCATGCTCAATTATAAGGAGCATATGCGCATTACGTCACAGGCGGCAGAAGTGATCCAGTCCACACTGCAGGAGCTGCATAACCAGACGGAGCGTATTCCGCTTGGTCAAGCGCTGGGAAGTTCGCTGATTGCTTCCTTTGGTCCGGATGTGCCGATTAAGATTGAACCACAGGGTGCGGTCAAGGTGGAGCTGAATACCCGCCAGAAGGATGCCGGAATTAATATGATTCTGGTGGAGGTATACATTCATATTGTCACCGAGGTAGCCGTCATTATCCCGTTCGATATGGAACCGCAGGTAGTGGATACCGAAATTCCCGTTTCCTATCTGATGGTGGTCGGTGATGTTCCTATGTACTACTATGATAACCAGGGCCAGCCTGTCGGAGACAACGGCAGCAGCGCGCCGGGAATTGCCATTCCTGCACCTTCCGTAGACGGGAATAAGGCGGGGACAACGGTGCCTGACAGCAGCAACGCCGAAACTGGCAATTCTCCGGGAGAGGCTACCCCTTCTCCGGATTCAGGTGCAGCGGATACTGGCCATACGGAGGAGGAAACAGGCAGCTCTTCCCCTGAAGCGGGGGGCGAGTGA
- a CDS encoding ABC transporter permease: MNIPKLPLGKAVEWLENWLTTYLGPLFDFIHAVIGGMVNGIETALTILPALVLIIIITALAYWIGKWRMALFALAGLLLIDNLGLWGPSMQSLALVLTASVLAVLIGVPLGVLCAQSTGVQNTVTPILDFMQTMPAFVYLLPAVSFFSLGVVPGVIASIIFAIPPTIRLTNLGIRQVSPELVEAADAFGSTSGQKLFKLQLPIALPTIMAGVNQTIMLSLSMVVISSMIGAQGVGAYVYRAVSQAKTGAGFEAGIAIVIIAILLDRLTQKLVKPKKG, from the coding sequence ATGAATATTCCTAAGCTGCCGCTTGGCAAGGCAGTCGAATGGCTGGAGAACTGGTTAACCACCTACCTGGGTCCGTTATTCGACTTCATTCATGCGGTCATCGGCGGAATGGTGAACGGCATCGAAACAGCGCTCACTATTCTTCCAGCCCTTGTGTTGATTATAATTATAACCGCTTTGGCATACTGGATCGGCAAATGGCGTATGGCACTCTTCGCGCTCGCCGGGCTGCTGCTGATTGACAATCTGGGTCTATGGGGTCCATCGATGCAGTCACTTGCGCTAGTATTGACGGCCTCGGTGCTGGCTGTGCTGATTGGCGTTCCGCTTGGGGTGCTCTGCGCGCAGAGCACCGGGGTCCAGAATACAGTGACACCGATTCTGGACTTTATGCAGACCATGCCGGCATTTGTCTATCTGCTGCCCGCAGTGTCATTCTTTTCACTCGGGGTCGTTCCGGGTGTCATTGCTTCAATTATTTTTGCTATTCCACCTACCATCCGCCTGACCAATCTGGGTATCCGCCAGGTATCCCCGGAGCTGGTGGAAGCGGCTGATGCGTTCGGCTCCACTTCGGGCCAGAAGCTGTTCAAGCTGCAGCTGCCGATTGCCCTGCCGACAATCATGGCCGGCGTTAACCAGACGATTATGCTCTCCCTGTCCATGGTCGTCATCTCGTCGATGATCGGGGCGCAGGGCGTTGGCGCCTATGTATACCGGGCAGTGTCGCAAGCCAAGACCGGCGCGGGCTTTGAAGCGGGGATCGCAATTGTCATTATCGCGATACTGCTTGACCGCCTGACTCAGAAACTGGTGAAACCAAAAAAAGGATAG
- a CDS encoding TVP38/TMEM64 family protein, translating to MTETINAWIDWLLQLFGLSGPYILLVTIPLTVLQSLFGFFPLAVLIVLHVSVFNVIGGMLVSWLACNIGAMLSYFLFRRFLFDWFDRKWRSKLKRYDKWQRYLDRYGIWTLVLLRTVPIMPSNIINFMSAVSPMKVPAFIWGTVLGNLSYIWLFGTIGSTLIVSREEWNGFLLWYGVFVVILIGIFIRLHWGHLQEDKRSRME from the coding sequence ATGACAGAGACCATCAATGCCTGGATCGACTGGCTGCTGCAGTTATTTGGACTCAGCGGACCGTATATTCTGCTGGTCACCATCCCGCTTACGGTGCTGCAGAGTCTGTTCGGATTTTTCCCTTTGGCGGTATTAATTGTTCTGCATGTATCTGTATTTAATGTAATTGGAGGGATGCTTGTCAGCTGGCTGGCCTGTAATATTGGGGCGATGCTCAGCTATTTTCTGTTCCGCCGCTTTCTTTTTGACTGGTTCGACCGGAAATGGCGTTCCAAGCTGAAGCGTTATGACAAATGGCAGCGTTACCTGGACCGCTACGGCATCTGGACACTGGTGCTGCTGCGCACGGTCCCGATCATGCCCAGCAACATCATCAATTTCATGTCGGCGGTTTCGCCGATGAAGGTCCCGGCATTTATTTGGGGGACGGTTCTTGGCAATCTTTCATACATCTGGCTGTTCGGAACGATCGGCTCGACACTGATTGTCTCCAGAGAGGAATGGAACGGCTTCCTTCTCTGGTACGGAGTGTTTGTTGTAATTCTTATCGGAATCTTCATCCGTCTCCACTGGGGACATCTGCAGGAGGATAAGCGCAGCCGGATGGAATAG